The Tenebrio molitor chromosome 5, icTenMoli1.1, whole genome shotgun sequence genome has a segment encoding these proteins:
- the tai gene encoding nuclear receptor coactivator 1 isoform X7 — translation MSALATGVNKKRKKSETKPQAQINKCNNEKRRREQENIYIEELAELISANFGDMSSLSVKPDKCAILQETVNQIRSIKQRESASQSCDPVQQGEVSSSRPNILSNELYGPLLLEALEGFLFVVNAEGKVLHVTENVSNFIKFTKDEIHGNSIYNIIHLGDHARFSANLMPMTIGWGSEPTTTRSRSFSVRFLVKPDDQDETVEEKQQRVSCYELMHISSTQLRNQATVIEDEGGESGPYLLCVASRISHRDKGSTGIEQFTTKLDTSGKIIGVDVSGVSQQYSQFLNKDLVDRALKELVPQREVPKLDSHLRDTINVGQSTSVLYRLQVGQDKYVQVQTKSKLFKTNPHTTTEGDFIMATHSIIAEYDAIGPSDPGGGGTSSVGGPLMTSVVNGTRNGTAPVSSGSDSSTASSNALMNAGNASSFTTYTIDNEFPFDIFPTSTFELEPSAWTEPRPDSRQSATPVSTPTPRPPSNPAYSPATTVAQSPLAPFVTQPSPSTPAAPNPYTSTFPFSPLPEQNYNVEEPKDTKANVLDEASNMMADSGRLRNLLTKPPNVADSSANDADGRNKHRILKGLLNQQDEDDNRNDNRASPRGGLINRGPVAGPSELPKTSTAGGNNMLLQLLNERSDDDDNLEARAGVRKKSELLHQLLKTENRENEDEKKNDVQSHDDSLLRSLGFPITSSPSPPNGEPGRGRKRPSDDRDDPAANKRTADGSQVSSTGVSTGSKLCERNKMLASLLAKQPSNQPIPHIPSSILSATPQEILPRITPAEAAKITKSMPTRSTTSVTQQRTVVKNTIPDNMSRMGGRQPSTNYLNAMLTHSNNIHHQRTTDNRQIGQADSGSYTSPATSSTDGNIDTPVWGDNNNVHSNDPLLSDILDQVMDIVPDEVGRAYSHGEGQQANNFQNDMSETMAINIIQKSLMQIESSVKSPSSPTISLAGTPPAYTPTTMTSQNNQMRPFPPPNYHQTGFMSKQRIPVRPGVPQFAVSSGAISNAQQLLIQQRKQQEERRRLLQQQQQQELLIPSNATAAENPGLQNIDSLLNTVAPNVSLQRSASLPESQLSPNYGGQLNQQNQRINNQQPYSPHSQLVSPIGQQAGFPQTSAANYQQAGARLSPQFNQQMSLRQAYPQGNAQGQNWQQSQARLSLQNPMLNAQLTGNYVSGGPNGRNFQRAPNQQQQAQQQQQQQQQRSLSSPGTVTSRHSPYPQDSFPPPTSPNSAAFTQNQYLRLQRANSVPTATTQLPGGLGSPRPYGREHHPHPYPPIPPNPHQHPMMYQQDSSQYCYDQTGLQLAYNGADRGRAPQHLQAGVSGGGPTSEFVRQELRAVVGARTGQAQTAPNRTQSQLLNQPQVDLEALGLTFELPTTGASDSPKLWGTMGSDMAMSPQPATSRSSMEEARPGDHSTKSSLLQKLLSE, via the exons ATGAGTGCTTTGGCCACCGGTGTCAAtaagaaaaggaaaaaatcaGAAACAAAACCCCAGGCGCAAAT CAATAAATGCAACAATGAAAAACGGCGCCGTGAGCAAGAGAATATCTACATAGAAGAGCTGGCTGAGCTAATCTCCGCAAACTTCGGGGACATGAGCTCGTTGTCGGTGAAGCCAGACAAGTGCGCTATCCTTCAAGAGACCGTCAACCAAATCCGTAGCATCAAGCAGAGGGAGTCCGCGTCGCAATCTTGCGATCCCGTGCAGCAGGGAGAGGTGTCGTCGTCTCGCCCGAACATCCTCTCCAACGAACTCTACGGTCCACTTTTGCTGGAGGCCCTGGAAGGCTTCCTCTTCGTGGTGAATGCCGAGGGTAAAGTCCTGCACGTCACCGAGAACGTTTCCAACTTCATCAAATTTACGAAGGACGAGATCCACGGCAACAGCATATACAACATCATACATCTGGGCGATCACGCGCGTTTCAGCGCTAATTTGATGCCGATGACCATCGGATGGGGTAGCGAACCGACGACAACCCGATCGAGATCCTTCAGCGTACGGTTCCTCGTGAAACCGGACGATCAGGACGAAACCGTGGAAGAGAAACAGCAACGCGTCAGTTGTTATGAATTAATGCACATCTCCAGTACCCAGTTGAGGAACCAGGCGACAGTTATCGAAGACGAGGGCGGCGAGAGCGGACCGTATCTGTTGTGTGTGGCTAGTAGAATTTCTCACAGGGACAAGGGCTCCACCGGGATTGAACagtttactaccaaattagaCACCTCCGGCAAAATCATCGGCGTCGATGTGTCGGGGGTGTCACAACAGTACTCGCAGTTTCTTAACAAGGACCTTGTTGATCGCGCGCTCAAGGAACTGGTGCCCCAGCGGGAAGTGCCGAAACTTGACTCACATCTAAGGGATACGATTAATGTGGGACAGTCGACCAGTGTCCTTTATAGGTTGCAAGTTGGTCAAGACAAGTACGTGCAAGTGCAAACTAAATCTAAACTGTTCAAGACTAATCCGCACACCACCACCGAAGGCGACTTCATTATGGCCACTCACTCCATAATAGC TGAATACGACGCCATCGGCCCGTCAGATCCGGGCGGCGGGGGTACGAGTAGCGTCGGTGGACCCTTGATGACCAGCGTCGTGAACGGAACCCGTAACGGTACCGCCCCCGTCAGTTCTGGTAGTGACAGTTCGACTGCTTCTTCGAACGCATTGATGAACGCCGGCAACGCATCTTCTTTCACCACCTACACCATCGACAATGAGTTTCCTTTCGACATATTTCCGACGTCGACGTTCGAGCTGGAACCGTCCGCTTGGACGGAACCGCGGCCGGACTCGCGGCAGAGTGCGACTCCCGTATCGACGCCAACGCCGAGGCCCCCCAGCAATCCTGCCTATAGTCCTGCAACGACGGTGGCTCAGAGCCCGCTCGCTCCATTCGTCACCCAGCCGAGTCCGTCGACACCCGCCGCTCCCAATCCGTACACTAGTACCTTCCCGTTTAGTCCGTTGCCAGAACAGAACTACAATGTCGAAGAACCAAAAGATACCAAAGCAAACGTTTTGGATGAAGCCTCAAATATGATGGCCGATTCCGGTAGATTAAGAAATTTGTTAACTAAGCCGCCCAATGTAGCGGACTCATCGGCAAACGATGCGGACGGTAGGAATAAGCATAGAATATTGAAAGGTCTGCTGAATCAGCAGGATGAAGATGATAATCGTAACGATAACAGAGCTAGTCCCAGAGGAGGACTCATTAACAGAGGTCCCGTTGCCGGACCGTCAGAGTTACCGAAAACTTCAACAGCTGGAGGAAACAATATGTTACTGCAG TTGCTGAATGAGAGAAGCGATGACGACGATAATCTCGAAGCGAGAGCCGGCGTAAGGAAGAAAAGCGAGTTGCTTCATCAGCTGCTCAAAACCGAAAATCGCGAAAACGAAGACGAAAAGAAAAACGACGTTCAATCGCACGATGATTCGTTGTTACGTAGTTTGGGCTTCCCGATCACCAGTTCGCCGTCACCTCCAAACGGGGAGCCAGGAAGAGGTAGGAAAAGACCCAGTGACGACAGGGACGACCCTGCTGCGAACAAAAGGACAGCCGACGGATCTCAG GTTTCATCGACGGGAGTGTCGACAGGAAGCAAGTTATGCGAAAGAAACAAGATGTTGGCGTCCCTGTTGGCGAAGCAACCGAGTAACCAACCTATCCCTCATATTCCCTCAAGCATTTTGTCGGCGACACCGCAAGAAATACTACCCCGGATCACACCAGCCGAAGCAGCTAAGATAACCAAGTCCATGCCTACTCGATCTACTACCTCTGTGACGCAACAGCGGACTGTTGTTAAGAATACAATTCCGGACAACATGTCGCGAATGGGCGGCCGACAACCAAGCACCAACTACCTCAATGCAATGTTGACGCATTCGAATAACATTCATCATCAACGAACGACGGATAATCGACAAATAGGTCAAGCAGATTCCGGTTCCTACACCTCACCTGCCACCTCGAGCACGGACGGAAATATAGACACCCCTGTGTGGGGTGACAATAATAATGTGCATTCGAACGATCCTCTGTTGTCGGATATTTTGGATCAAGTTATGGACATCGTTCCGGACGAAGTCGGAAGGGCTTATTCGCACGGCGAAGGCCAACAAGCAAACAATTTCCAAAATGATATGAGCGAAACAATGGCAATTAACATCATACAAAAGTCTCTTATGCAAATTGAATCCTCCGTAAAAAGTCCTTCGTCCCCGACGATTTCTTTGGCGGGAACTCCACCGGCGTATACTCCGACTACA ATGACAAGCCAGAACAACCAAATGCGACCGTTTCCGCCTCCGAACTACCACCAGACGGGATTCATGTCCAAGCAGCGGATACCGGTCAGACCAGGAGTGCCTCAGTTTGCGGTTTCCAGTGGCGCAATCTCTAACGCTCAACAATTGCTAATACAACAACGTAAACAGCAAGAAGAACGACGTCGTCTTCTTCAGCAACAGCAGCAGCAGGAACTATTAATTCCGTCCAATGCTACAGCAGCTGAAAATCCGGGCTTGCAGAACATTGACAGCCTCCTAAATACAGTAGCACCCAATGTATCCTTACAGCGATCGGCTAGTTTACCGGAGTCGCAACTGTCTCCAAATTATGGGGGCCAATTGAATCAGCAAAATCAGAGAATCAATAATCAACAGCCATATTCGCCACATTCTCAACTGGTGTCGCCTATTGGACAACAGGCGGGCTTTCCGCAGACTTCAGCTGCAAATTATCAACAAGCAGGAGCTAGATTGTCGCCACAATTTAATCAGCAGATGTCATTGAGGCAAGCGTACCCGCAGGGAAACGCGCAAGGACAGAACTGGCAACAGTCCCAAGCCAGACTTAGTCTTCAGAATCCCATGCTTAACGCGCAGCTCACG GGCAACTATGTATCAGGAGGACCTAACGGTCGAAATTTTCAGAGAGCGCCCAACCAGCAGCAACAGgctcaacaacaacaacagcaGCAACAACAGAGGTCTCTCAGCAGTCCGGGAACGGTGACATCGCGGCATTCACCGTACCCGCAGGACTCTTTCCCCCCACCGACGTCCCCGAACTCTGCCGCCTTTACCCAAAATCAGTACCTGAGGCTACAGCGCGCTAACAGCGTGCCCACTGCCACAACCCAGTTGCCAG GTGGCCTGGGATCCCCCCGGCCATACGGCAGGGAACACCACCCACATCCCTATCCCCCAATTCCTCCCAACCCTCACCAACACCCCATGATGTACCAACAAGACTCCTCCCAGTACTGTTATGATCAGACGGGTTTACAGTTAGCCTACAATGGCGCAGACAGGGGTCGAGCGCCCCAACACCTTCAAGCCG GTGTGTCCGGAGGTGGCCCCACATCGGAATTCGTCCGGCAAGAGTTACGTGCGGTGGTCGGTGCCAGAACTGGGCAAGCCCAGACTGCTCCAAACAGGACCCAGTCTCAGTTACTCAACCAGCCACAAGTTGATCTCGAAGCCTTAGGACTTACGTTCGAACTGCCCACGACTG GTGCGAGTGATAGCCCGAAACTTTGGGGTACGATGGGTTCAGATATGGCAATGTCTCCGCAGCCAGCGACCTCCAGG AGTTCTATGGAGGAGGCGCGGCCAGGTGATCACAGTACCAAGTCGTCGCTACTGCAGAAGCTGCTGTCCGAGTGA
- the tai gene encoding nuclear receptor coactivator 2 isoform X3: MLEHSAMYLNVPPQYEDDTSFFPDFYTRLGPCELQDPVWAKMSALATGVNKKRKKSETKPQAQINKCNNEKRRREQENIYIEELAELISANFGDMSSLSVKPDKCAILQETVNQIRSIKQRESASQSCDPVQQGEVSSSRPNILSNELYGPLLLEALEGFLFVVNAEGKVLHVTENVSNFIKFTKDEIHGNSIYNIIHLGDHARFSANLMPMTIGWGSEPTTTRSRSFSVRFLVKPDDQDETVEEKQQRVSCYELMHISSTQLRNQATVIEDEGGESGPYLLCVASRISHRDKGSTGIEQFTTKLDTSGKIIGVDVSGVSQQYSQFLNKDLVDRALKELVPQREVPKLDSHLRDTINVGQSTSVLYRLQVGQDKYVQVQTKSKLFKTNPHTTTEGDFIMATHSIIAEYDAIGPSDPGGGGTSSVGGPLMTSVVNGTRNGTAPVSSGSDSSTASSNALMNAGNASSFTTYTIDNEFPFDIFPTSTFELEPSAWTEPRPDSRQSATPVSTPTPRPPSNPAYSPATTVAQSPLAPFVTQPSPSTPAAPNPYTSTFPFSPLPEQNYNVEEPKDTKANVLDEASNMMADSGRLRNLLTKPPNVADSSANDADGRNKHRILKGLLNQQDEDDNRNDNRASPRGGLINRGPVAGPSELPKTSTAGGNNMLLQLLNERSDDDDNLEARAGVRKKSELLHQLLKTENRENEDEKKNDVQSHDDSLLRSLGFPITSSPSPPNGEPGRGRKRPSDDRDDPAANKRTADGSQVSSTGVSTGSKLCERNKMLASLLAKQPSNQPIPHIPSSILSATPQEILPRITPAEAAKITKSMPTRSTTSVTQQRTVVKNTIPDNMSRMGGRQPSTNYLNAMLTHSNNIHHQRTTDNRQIGQADSGSYTSPATSSTDGNIDTPVWGDNNNVHSNDPLLSDILDQVMDIVPDEVGRAYSHGEGQQANNFQNDMSETMAINIIQKSLMQIESSVKSPSSPTISLAGTPPAYTPTTMTSQNNQMRPFPPPNYHQTGFMSKQRIPVRPGVPQFAVSSGAISNAQQLLIQQRKQQEERRRLLQQQQQQELLIPSNATAAENPGLQNIDSLLNTVAPNVSLQRSASLPESQLSPNYGGQLNQQNQRINNQQPYSPHSQLVSPIGQQAGFPQTSAANYQQAGARLSPQFNQQMSLRQAYPQGNAQGQNWQQSQARLSLQNPMLNAQLTRAPNQQQQAQQQQQQQQQRSLSSPGTVTSRHSPYPQDSFPPPTSPNSAAFTQNQYLRLQRANSVPTATTQLPGGLGSPRPYGREHHPHPYPPIPPNPHQHPMMYQQDSSQYCYDQTGLQLAYNGADRGRAPQHLQAGVSGGGPTSEFVRQELRAVVGARTGQAQTAPNRTQSQLLNQPQVDLEALGLTFELPTTGASDSPKLWGTMGSDMAMSPQPATSRSSMEEARPGDHSTKSSLLQKLLSE, encoded by the exons ATGTTGGAACACAGTGCTATGTATTTGAACGTGCCTCCACAGTACGAAGACGACACGTCTTTTTTCCCAGATTTTTATACACG GCTCGGTCCGTGTGAGTTACAGGACCCGGTGTGGGCCAAGATGAGTGCTTTGGCCACCGGTGTCAAtaagaaaaggaaaaaatcaGAAACAAAACCCCAGGCGCAAAT CAATAAATGCAACAATGAAAAACGGCGCCGTGAGCAAGAGAATATCTACATAGAAGAGCTGGCTGAGCTAATCTCCGCAAACTTCGGGGACATGAGCTCGTTGTCGGTGAAGCCAGACAAGTGCGCTATCCTTCAAGAGACCGTCAACCAAATCCGTAGCATCAAGCAGAGGGAGTCCGCGTCGCAATCTTGCGATCCCGTGCAGCAGGGAGAGGTGTCGTCGTCTCGCCCGAACATCCTCTCCAACGAACTCTACGGTCCACTTTTGCTGGAGGCCCTGGAAGGCTTCCTCTTCGTGGTGAATGCCGAGGGTAAAGTCCTGCACGTCACCGAGAACGTTTCCAACTTCATCAAATTTACGAAGGACGAGATCCACGGCAACAGCATATACAACATCATACATCTGGGCGATCACGCGCGTTTCAGCGCTAATTTGATGCCGATGACCATCGGATGGGGTAGCGAACCGACGACAACCCGATCGAGATCCTTCAGCGTACGGTTCCTCGTGAAACCGGACGATCAGGACGAAACCGTGGAAGAGAAACAGCAACGCGTCAGTTGTTATGAATTAATGCACATCTCCAGTACCCAGTTGAGGAACCAGGCGACAGTTATCGAAGACGAGGGCGGCGAGAGCGGACCGTATCTGTTGTGTGTGGCTAGTAGAATTTCTCACAGGGACAAGGGCTCCACCGGGATTGAACagtttactaccaaattagaCACCTCCGGCAAAATCATCGGCGTCGATGTGTCGGGGGTGTCACAACAGTACTCGCAGTTTCTTAACAAGGACCTTGTTGATCGCGCGCTCAAGGAACTGGTGCCCCAGCGGGAAGTGCCGAAACTTGACTCACATCTAAGGGATACGATTAATGTGGGACAGTCGACCAGTGTCCTTTATAGGTTGCAAGTTGGTCAAGACAAGTACGTGCAAGTGCAAACTAAATCTAAACTGTTCAAGACTAATCCGCACACCACCACCGAAGGCGACTTCATTATGGCCACTCACTCCATAATAGC TGAATACGACGCCATCGGCCCGTCAGATCCGGGCGGCGGGGGTACGAGTAGCGTCGGTGGACCCTTGATGACCAGCGTCGTGAACGGAACCCGTAACGGTACCGCCCCCGTCAGTTCTGGTAGTGACAGTTCGACTGCTTCTTCGAACGCATTGATGAACGCCGGCAACGCATCTTCTTTCACCACCTACACCATCGACAATGAGTTTCCTTTCGACATATTTCCGACGTCGACGTTCGAGCTGGAACCGTCCGCTTGGACGGAACCGCGGCCGGACTCGCGGCAGAGTGCGACTCCCGTATCGACGCCAACGCCGAGGCCCCCCAGCAATCCTGCCTATAGTCCTGCAACGACGGTGGCTCAGAGCCCGCTCGCTCCATTCGTCACCCAGCCGAGTCCGTCGACACCCGCCGCTCCCAATCCGTACACTAGTACCTTCCCGTTTAGTCCGTTGCCAGAACAGAACTACAATGTCGAAGAACCAAAAGATACCAAAGCAAACGTTTTGGATGAAGCCTCAAATATGATGGCCGATTCCGGTAGATTAAGAAATTTGTTAACTAAGCCGCCCAATGTAGCGGACTCATCGGCAAACGATGCGGACGGTAGGAATAAGCATAGAATATTGAAAGGTCTGCTGAATCAGCAGGATGAAGATGATAATCGTAACGATAACAGAGCTAGTCCCAGAGGAGGACTCATTAACAGAGGTCCCGTTGCCGGACCGTCAGAGTTACCGAAAACTTCAACAGCTGGAGGAAACAATATGTTACTGCAG TTGCTGAATGAGAGAAGCGATGACGACGATAATCTCGAAGCGAGAGCCGGCGTAAGGAAGAAAAGCGAGTTGCTTCATCAGCTGCTCAAAACCGAAAATCGCGAAAACGAAGACGAAAAGAAAAACGACGTTCAATCGCACGATGATTCGTTGTTACGTAGTTTGGGCTTCCCGATCACCAGTTCGCCGTCACCTCCAAACGGGGAGCCAGGAAGAGGTAGGAAAAGACCCAGTGACGACAGGGACGACCCTGCTGCGAACAAAAGGACAGCCGACGGATCTCAG GTTTCATCGACGGGAGTGTCGACAGGAAGCAAGTTATGCGAAAGAAACAAGATGTTGGCGTCCCTGTTGGCGAAGCAACCGAGTAACCAACCTATCCCTCATATTCCCTCAAGCATTTTGTCGGCGACACCGCAAGAAATACTACCCCGGATCACACCAGCCGAAGCAGCTAAGATAACCAAGTCCATGCCTACTCGATCTACTACCTCTGTGACGCAACAGCGGACTGTTGTTAAGAATACAATTCCGGACAACATGTCGCGAATGGGCGGCCGACAACCAAGCACCAACTACCTCAATGCAATGTTGACGCATTCGAATAACATTCATCATCAACGAACGACGGATAATCGACAAATAGGTCAAGCAGATTCCGGTTCCTACACCTCACCTGCCACCTCGAGCACGGACGGAAATATAGACACCCCTGTGTGGGGTGACAATAATAATGTGCATTCGAACGATCCTCTGTTGTCGGATATTTTGGATCAAGTTATGGACATCGTTCCGGACGAAGTCGGAAGGGCTTATTCGCACGGCGAAGGCCAACAAGCAAACAATTTCCAAAATGATATGAGCGAAACAATGGCAATTAACATCATACAAAAGTCTCTTATGCAAATTGAATCCTCCGTAAAAAGTCCTTCGTCCCCGACGATTTCTTTGGCGGGAACTCCACCGGCGTATACTCCGACTACA ATGACAAGCCAGAACAACCAAATGCGACCGTTTCCGCCTCCGAACTACCACCAGACGGGATTCATGTCCAAGCAGCGGATACCGGTCAGACCAGGAGTGCCTCAGTTTGCGGTTTCCAGTGGCGCAATCTCTAACGCTCAACAATTGCTAATACAACAACGTAAACAGCAAGAAGAACGACGTCGTCTTCTTCAGCAACAGCAGCAGCAGGAACTATTAATTCCGTCCAATGCTACAGCAGCTGAAAATCCGGGCTTGCAGAACATTGACAGCCTCCTAAATACAGTAGCACCCAATGTATCCTTACAGCGATCGGCTAGTTTACCGGAGTCGCAACTGTCTCCAAATTATGGGGGCCAATTGAATCAGCAAAATCAGAGAATCAATAATCAACAGCCATATTCGCCACATTCTCAACTGGTGTCGCCTATTGGACAACAGGCGGGCTTTCCGCAGACTTCAGCTGCAAATTATCAACAAGCAGGAGCTAGATTGTCGCCACAATTTAATCAGCAGATGTCATTGAGGCAAGCGTACCCGCAGGGAAACGCGCAAGGACAGAACTGGCAACAGTCCCAAGCCAGACTTAGTCTTCAGAATCCCATGCTTAACGCGCAGCTCACG AGAGCGCCCAACCAGCAGCAACAGgctcaacaacaacaacagcaGCAACAACAGAGGTCTCTCAGCAGTCCGGGAACGGTGACATCGCGGCATTCACCGTACCCGCAGGACTCTTTCCCCCCACCGACGTCCCCGAACTCTGCCGCCTTTACCCAAAATCAGTACCTGAGGCTACAGCGCGCTAACAGCGTGCCCACTGCCACAACCCAGTTGCCAG GTGGCCTGGGATCCCCCCGGCCATACGGCAGGGAACACCACCCACATCCCTATCCCCCAATTCCTCCCAACCCTCACCAACACCCCATGATGTACCAACAAGACTCCTCCCAGTACTGTTATGATCAGACGGGTTTACAGTTAGCCTACAATGGCGCAGACAGGGGTCGAGCGCCCCAACACCTTCAAGCCG GTGTGTCCGGAGGTGGCCCCACATCGGAATTCGTCCGGCAAGAGTTACGTGCGGTGGTCGGTGCCAGAACTGGGCAAGCCCAGACTGCTCCAAACAGGACCCAGTCTCAGTTACTCAACCAGCCACAAGTTGATCTCGAAGCCTTAGGACTTACGTTCGAACTGCCCACGACTG GTGCGAGTGATAGCCCGAAACTTTGGGGTACGATGGGTTCAGATATGGCAATGTCTCCGCAGCCAGCGACCTCCAGG AGTTCTATGGAGGAGGCGCGGCCAGGTGATCACAGTACCAAGTCGTCGCTACTGCAGAAGCTGCTGTCCGAGTGA